One window of Cucurbita pepo subsp. pepo cultivar mu-cu-16 chromosome LG19, ASM280686v2, whole genome shotgun sequence genomic DNA carries:
- the LOC111781557 gene encoding triose phosphate/phosphate translocator, chloroplastic isoform X2, which yields MWYFLNVIFNILNKKIYNYFPYPYFVSVIHLLVGVVYCLISWVVGLPKRAPIDSTLLKLLIPVAFCHALGHVTSNVSFAAVAVSFTHTIKALEPFFNAAASQFILGQSIPITLWLSLAPVVIGVSIASLTELSFNWTGFISAMISNISFTYRSIYSKKAMTDMDSTNVYAYISIIALLFCIPPAVIVEGPQLLKFGFNDAIAKVGLTKFVSDLFWVGMFYHLYNQLATNTLERVAPLTHAVGNVLKRVFVIGFSIIVFGNKISTQTGIGTCIAIAGVALYSFIKAKMEEEKRRTKVA from the exons TTTTGTATCCGTGATCCATTTGTTGGTTGGGGTGGTGTACTGCTTGATAAGCTGGGTTGTGGGTCTCCCCAAGCGAGCG CCTATTGACTCAACACTCCTGAAGCTGCTGATCCCTGTAGCTTTCTGTCATGCACTTGGCCACGTCACTAGCAATGTCTCGTTCGCAGCTGTTGCTGTCTCATTCACACACACAATCAAAG CTTTGGAACCGTTCTTTAACGCCGCCGCTTCTCAATTCATTTTGGGGCAATCCATTCCCATTACCTTGTGGCTTTCATTGGCTCCCGTTGTCATTG GTGTGTCAATTGCATCTTTGACTGAGCTTTCATTCAACTGGACTGGCTTCATTAGTGCTATGATTTCTAATATCTCATTTACCTACAGAAGTATTTATTCAAAGAAAGCCATG aCTGACATGGACAGCACCAACGTCTATGCCTATATCTCTATCATCGCTCTCCTTTTCTGCATTCCACCAGCTGTAATT GTGGAGGGGCCTCAACTGCTGAAGTTTGGTTTCAATGATGCCATAGCTAAAGTCGGTCTAACCAAATTCGTCTCAGATCTCTTCTGGGTGGGAATGTTTTATCACCTTTACAATCAG TTAGCAACCAACACACTGGAGAGGGTGGCACCACTTACCCATGCAGTTGGAAATGTGCTGAAACGTGTATTTGTGATTGGATTCTCCATCATTGTCTTTG GTAACAAAATTTCAACACAGACTGGTATTGGAACCTGCATTGCAATAGCAGGAGTTGCACTTTACTCTTTCATCAAGGCTAAGATGGAAGAAGAGAAACGA CGAACAAAGGTGGCTTGA